CGATTAGGGCAACCTTCTGTTCCTGCGCTGTTTTGCGTACAATTTCAGAGTAGACCTCGTGGGTTCCTTCCACCTTGCCAGCGGCGTCAAACTTGCGGCGGGCGACGGGCGTGATGAGCACAGGTGTAGCTTTTTTGGCCCGCGTTTCACTGATGAAGCGGATCAGGTAGTTCTTATAGTCAGCCTCGGGCGTGTAGCTCCGCTTGGTAGGCACCTCGTCATTATGGCCAAACTGAATAAACACGTAGTCGCCCTCTTTGAGGGCGCTAGCTACGGGTTGCCAGCGGTTTTCAGCCACGAAGCTCTTGGTACTACGGCCGTTCTGGGCTCGGTTGTCAACAGTTACCGTCTCATCGAAAAAAATGGCGAACGGCATTCCCCAGCCTGTTTCCGGGTAGTTCTTCACCTCTTTTATCGACATCGTTGAGTCGCCGATGAGGTACACTGTACTCTTGTTAGGTGGTGAAGTAAACGCCGTTAGCAGCAGTAGACCTAGGGCAGCTATACTTGTTAAAAAGCGGTTAGACATACGAGTAGGCATGAGTGGAATGCAACCAAGTACGCCGCATTTTAACTGAGAAAAGAGCTGCGGTGAAAGAATATTTATGCAAACGTTCCCGGAATTAGCATCCTATTGGTACCGCCTCCCTAGTAAAATGAGATGCTGCGTGTATCGATGCCTTCTACCGCCAGTAATTAGCTTGGCAGCAGAAAAGTATCAACACACGCAGCATCTCGCTCTTCGACCTAGCACCTAGCCGGTTACTCTAGCTCCACCATTGCCTTGATGACGCCTGTTGCGGGATTGAGCCAGCTGGCAAATTCCTCCTGCACCTGCCCAAATTTCACCCGGTGCGTGATGTACGTGGTAGGGTCCACGTGGCCAGCTTTCATGGAGGCAATCACGTGTTCAAAGTCTTCGCGGGTGGCGTTGCGGCTGCTCATGAGCGTGGCTTCGCGCTTGTGAAACTCTGGGTGTGAGAAGCTAATTTCCCCTTTCTGCAAACCCACTAGCACGTAGCGCCCGCCGTGAGCTAGGTATTGAAATGCATTATTGATGGCGCGCTGGCTGCCGGTCGCATCAATGACGACGGTAGGCATGTCGCCGTTGGTAATCTGCTTCAACTGCTCGGTAACGTCGGGTGCCAGCGCATTTACGGTGTGCTCTACGCGCAGCTTTTCCTGACAGAAAGCGAGGCGCTGCTCGTTGATATCCATCGCAATAACGTGGGCGCCGGCAATACGAGCAAACTCCATAATTCCGAGCCCAATAGGCCCTGCTCCCACGACTAGCACGTACTCGCCAGCACGTACGTTGGCCCGCCGTACGCCGTGGGCGCCGATGGCTAATGGCTCCACTAGTGCTAGCTCATCAAAGCTTAGCCCTTCGCCATGCACCAATGCATACGAGGGTACCGCGAGGTATTCGGCCATGCCGCCGTCGATATGTACGCCCGCCACGTTGATGTGCGTGCAGCAATTGGGCAGCCCCGACCGGCAGGCAATGCAAGTGCCGCAGTTGAAGTACGGAATAAACGTGACGGCCTCGCCGGCGGAAAATCCTTCCGCCGCACCAACATCGACTACTTCGCCAGCTAGCTCGTGACCCAGCACACGTGGGTAGGCAAAAAATGGCTGGGTGCCTTCGTACGCGTGCAAATCGGTGCCACAAATGCCGATACGACGAATTTTCAACAAGCTATAGCCTTCTGGGGCCACCGGCGTCTCCCGGTCTTCATAAGCAAATTGCCCGGGCTGTTCACAAACGAGAGTATTCATCTTCAATAAGGAATTAAGACCTAGGCGTTTGCTAACGCGCGGTCGAGGTGCACGTAGCCGCCATCGACGTGGATGATCTGGCCGGTGGTGTGGCTGGAGCACGCCGACAGCAGAAACGCCGTGGTGTTGGCAATTTCTTCGGCCGTGGTCATGCGGTTTTCCAGGGGAATTTTGCTGGTAATCTCGCGCAGCTTTTCCTCAGGGTTGGGCAGGGTTTGGATCCAGGTTTCGTAGGCGGGCGTCCAGCATTCGGCCACTACAATGGCATTCACGCGAATGCCATACTTGAGCAACTCCACGGCCCACTCGCGGGTGAGGGCATTGCGACCACCGTTGGCCGCCGCATAGGCCGAGGTGTTGCCCTGGCCCGTTTCCGCGGTTTTGGACGTGATGTTGAGAATGGCGCCTTTCGACTTTTTCAGCTCAGGCAAAGCGTGGTGGGCCATGAGGTAATAATGCACCACGTTCTTGTGCAGGCTCGCCATGAAGGCTTCGTAGTCGCCGCTTTCTAAGCCCACGCCGTCGTTTACGCCGGCGTTGTTCACCAGCCCGTCGATGCGGCCGAACTGGGCTATTACCGCTGCTACCGCTTGCTGGCAGGCAGTAGGGTTAGCTAGCTCTGCGGCCACTTGCCACGCTTTGCCGCCCGCGGCTTCAATGCCGGCTACCGCGTGCTGGTTGTCTTTTTCGTTGCGGCCAATTACGACCGGAATGGCGCCTTCGCGGGCTAGTACTTGGCTGATGCCTTCGCCAATTCCTTTTGCCCCGCCGGTCACGATAATTACTTTATCACGCAGTTGTAAATCCATGATTTCTTAAAGCTTGTAAAAACCGGTGGCGTTGCCACCCCAAAATTGCGCTTGCTCTGCGGCAGAAAAGCTACCTAGGTAATTGTGCGCCAACCCGAGCATACGGTCGTAGCCGCCGGCCACTTCGCACACGGGCCAGTCGGAGCCAAACATTACTTTATCGGCGCCAAAAGCATCGAACACCACATCCAGATACGGTCGAAAATCAGCGGACTGCCAGTGGTGCCAGTCGGCTTCCGTCACCATGCCCGACACTTTACACCACACGTTTTCGTGGGCTGCCAGCGCCCGAATATCCTGCTCCCAACCTTCCAACTTTTGGTCCTTGATATAGGGTTTGGCTATGTGGTCGAGGACAAAGGGCTGATCGGGAAAGCTAGCTACCAGTTCGGCGGCGTAACGAAGCTGATCGGGAAAGATGAGAATGTCGTAGGTGTAGCCGAACTGCCGCAACGCGCCAATGCCGCGCTTGAAGTTAGGCGTGAGCATCAGCGCCCGGTCAGCTTCGCCTTGCAACACGTGGCGGAAGCCCTTCAGCTTTTCGAACTGCTGGTAATAAGCCAAGCGCTCGGTGATATTGTCAGCTCGTAAATCCACCCATCCTACCACGCCTTTGATAAACGCATGAGCCGCGGCATTGCGTAGCTGGAACTCGTTTTCCGCCTCCGATTGGTCCGACTGCACGACAACTGAGCCAGCGAAGCCGTGGCGCTGCAAAATGGGAGCTAGGTCTGGCGGCAGACAGTCGCGGCGAATCACGGCCATCTCGTCCGTGATCCAGCCGTCGCGCACCGGGTCGAACTGCCAGAAATGTTGGTGGGAATCGATTTTAATAGTCATGGGGAGAAGGTAGCGCTGAGCTCCAGTTCGGCGCTACTTAGCGTAAGCTTGCAGCTCTTGCCGCGACGTGCCTAGGCCATCGATACCGAGTTCTACCACGTCGCCGGGCTTCAGGTACACGGGCGGCTTGAAACCTAACCCCACGCCGGCGGGCGTACCGGTCGAGATGATGTCGCCGGGCAGCAGGGTCATAAACTGGCTGATGTAGGAAATCAGGAAAGGAATTTTGAAAATCAGGTTGGCGGTGGTGCCGTCCTGCATCATCTGCCCGTTCACTGACAGCCACAGGCGCAGGTTGTCTACGTCACCGATTTCGTCGGGCGTGGCCAAGAAAGGCCCAACCGGTGCAA
This Hymenobacter sp. GOD-10R DNA region includes the following protein-coding sequences:
- a CDS encoding rhamnogalacturonan acetylesterase, which gives rise to MSNRFLTSIAALGLLLLTAFTSPPNKSTVYLIGDSTMSIKEVKNYPETGWGMPFAIFFDETVTVDNRAQNGRSTKSFVAENRWQPVASALKEGDYVFIQFGHNDEVPTKRSYTPEADYKNYLIRFISETRAKKATPVLITPVARRKFDAAGKVEGTHEVYSEIVRKTAQEQKVALIDLDRESQALLQQYGVENSKLLFNQLVPGEHPNYPDGKEDNTHFNELGARKMAQIVLADIRALKLDLANHIVQRQAAKTVDAQAK
- a CDS encoding SDR family oxidoreductase, giving the protein MDLQLRDKVIIVTGGAKGIGEGISQVLAREGAIPVVIGRNEKDNQHAVAGIEAAGGKAWQVAAELANPTACQQAVAAVIAQFGRIDGLVNNAGVNDGVGLESGDYEAFMASLHKNVVHYYLMAHHALPELKKSKGAILNITSKTAETGQGNTSAYAAANGGRNALTREWAVELLKYGIRVNAIVVAECWTPAYETWIQTLPNPEEKLREITSKIPLENRMTTAEEIANTTAFLLSACSSHTTGQIIHVDGGYVHLDRALANA
- a CDS encoding zinc-binding alcohol dehydrogenase family protein, whose protein sequence is MNTLVCEQPGQFAYEDRETPVAPEGYSLLKIRRIGICGTDLHAYEGTQPFFAYPRVLGHELAGEVVDVGAAEGFSAGEAVTFIPYFNCGTCIACRSGLPNCCTHINVAGVHIDGGMAEYLAVPSYALVHGEGLSFDELALVEPLAIGAHGVRRANVRAGEYVLVVGAGPIGLGIMEFARIAGAHVIAMDINEQRLAFCQEKLRVEHTVNALAPDVTEQLKQITNGDMPTVVIDATGSQRAINNAFQYLAHGGRYVLVGLQKGEISFSHPEFHKREATLMSSRNATREDFEHVIASMKAGHVDPTTYITHRVKFGQVQEEFASWLNPATGVIKAMVELE
- a CDS encoding amidohydrolase family protein, whose translation is MTIKIDSHQHFWQFDPVRDGWITDEMAVIRRDCLPPDLAPILQRHGFAGSVVVQSDQSEAENEFQLRNAAAHAFIKGVVGWVDLRADNITERLAYYQQFEKLKGFRHVLQGEADRALMLTPNFKRGIGALRQFGYTYDILIFPDQLRYAAELVASFPDQPFVLDHIAKPYIKDQKLEGWEQDIRALAAHENVWCKVSGMVTEADWHHWQSADFRPYLDVVFDAFGADKVMFGSDWPVCEVAGGYDRMLGLAHNYLGSFSAAEQAQFWGGNATGFYKL